CCGCGACCCCGAGGCCGCCACCGCCGCGTTCGACCACATGCTCGACCAGACCACCGAAGGCGGCACCCTCGAACGCGCCCTCGGCCACCCAGAACAATCTGAAATGCCCCTCGGCCCGGACTTCCTCGAAGACCTCCACTGGAACCTCACCCGCCTCATCGGCCCCATGGCCGACGTCCTCATCCCCGAAGCCGCCAGCGAACTCGGCCTCGACCCCGACGCCCTGACCCGCACCCACCTCACCCGCTACCTCGCCAACCTCGCCCGGCAACTCCCCGACGGCAAACAGGCCGAATGGACCGCCCTGAGCGGATTACTGGAGAAACGCTATGGATGAAGGCCCACGCCCTCCCATACGTCATCTGACGCAGGTCAGCGAGGAGAGATCTCCCTACACTGAGCCCATGATCTGGCGCGACGACACGCAGTAGGCCCCACCGGAGGGGGCCTGCCATGGCCAACAAAATCTGGAAGCGGGAGCGACACACTCGCCGCATTGCCGCTCGTCGCCTCAACCTTCAGCTGTACGGATTTAAGTTCAGAAACTGGTCCTCGCCAGAGGTGGATCAGGCGTGGCCGCGCGCCTGCTGGACATGGATCGGCCAGTTCGATCAGCATTGGGAAGCGCAGGTGTGCGCCTCACGCCACCCGGGCTCCCGCCTGATCACTGTCCGCCGAACTCGCAAGGGGCGAACCCGGATCATCTACCACCGGGTCGGGTATGTCCAGCGGCGGGGCGCTTCGTTTCGCACCGCCGTGATGACCTGGGAACTGGAGGACATCCAGCGTCAGCACCAGAACCGACTCGCGCGGCGCGTCCTTCAGGACGGGGGGCTCAGGGGCGGTGTGTCCGCCGCCACACGCAAGGACCGCCGACGCTGGCGGCGAGCCGGGCGTCAGGCGTGCCGACTGGCCCTGCTGGGCGAGATCGACCGCGCCGATGACCTCGACCCCCAGCCGCGCCGACTGGGGGTGGGCTGGCTCCTGTAAGCGCCCTAGGTTATGACCGCCCCGCCCGTTGCGCCCGCACGAACGCCAGGAACGCGTCGCGGTCCAGGGTGTTCACCACGTGCTGCGGGGTCAGGCCCGCCTTGCGGGCGACCATCACGCCGTAGCGGGCGTCTTTCAGTCCGCCCGGCACGTGCGCGTCGGTGTTGATGGCGAATTTCACGCGGTCCCGCCACGTCAGTGCCACGCGCCAGTCGAGGTCCAGGCGGTACGCGTTCGCGTTGATCTCGACGACCGTGTTGCGCTCGGCGCAGGCGGCCATCACGGCGTCCAGGTCCAGCGCGTAGCTGGGGCGGCGCAGCAGCAGGCGGCCCGTGGGGTGCCCCAGGATCGTCACGAGGGGATGCCGGGCGGCCTGCACGAGCCGCTCGGTCTGCCGCTCGGCGGGCAGCGTGAAGAGGCTGTGGACGCTGGCGACCACGTAATCCAGTTCCGCGAGCACCTCGTCCGGGTAGTCGAGGCTGCCGTCCTCAAGGATGTCCACCTCGGCGCCCGCCACGAGCGGCACGCCCGCCGATTGCAACTCGCGGATTTCCTTCAGTTGCGCCTGGAGGCGTTCGATGCTCAGGCCGTTCGCGTAGTGCGCGGCGCGCGAGTGATCCCCGGTGCCCAGGAAATCGTGCCCCAGCCGCACGGCCGCGGCCGCCATGTCCGCCACGGACGCCGCGCCGTCCGACCACGTCGAGTGCGTGTGCAGCATCCCACGCAGGTCCGCGACCGTCACGAGCTGATCCGGGTGGGGGAGGGCCTCCCACACGCCATCATGCTCCGGCTCGCGGTACTCGGCGGGGCGCAGGGGCAGGTCCAGGGCGCGCATCACGTCCGCCTCGGTGGGTGTGTCCAGCACCGCGCCCGCCCGGATCAGGCCGTGCCCGCTCAGGTCGAAGCCCCGCGCCGCCGCCTCGGCACGGAGGGCCTCGCGGTACGCCGTGCCGCCGCCCATCATCAGGTCCAGCGCGCCCCGCACGCCCTCACGCGGCGCGAACGCCACCTCGACCGGCACGCCATCCACGCGCCCGGCCAGCAGCGGTTTCTTCCCGACGCGTTCCAGGCCCTCCACCACGCCTGCCAGCCGCGTCGTCACGACCTCGGGGTCGGCGGTGACGGTCACGCGCGCCACCCGCACCGTGTCCAGTCCTCGGCGCACATCCCCCGCCACGCGCGCCTCCAGCCCATCCAGCACGTGGCACAATCCCTCGGCCACCACCGCCCCCGTGCTCAGGTGCTGCCGCTCCTGCGCGCTCAGCGCGAACTCCACCGCCGCCAGGAACGACGCCGCACTCTTCGCCCCGAACCCCTTCAGCGCCGCTACCCGCCCGTCCCGGCACGCCTCCCGCAGACCCTCCAGCGAATCGATCCCCGCGTCCCAGAGCGCCCGGATCTTCTTCGGCCCCAGCCCCCGCACCCGGAACAGACTCAGCACCCCCGCCGGAATCAGACTCGCGGCGTCCTCCAGCGGCCCGAACACCCCCGACTCCACGAACCCCACCAGATCCAGCGCAATCGCCTTCCCCACCTTCGGCACGCCCGCAAAGCCCCGCGCCACCAGGGCGTCCACCTCGTCCTGCACGCCCTCCAGGCTGCGCGCCGCACTCCGGAACGCCTGCGCCCGGAACGGATCATCCCCCACCCCCAGCAGATCCAGCAGATCCGCCGTCGTCTTCAGCACCCCCGCCAGGGACTTTTTCGTGACATCCATACGCCCAGAGTAGCGGGCGCGGGGTGCTGGCTCTGAGCCATGGGGAACACCCTCAGTGCGGTTCTGCTCAGAGCCCACAGCCCCCGCGTGGACCCCTCAGTCCGCTGCGCGGCCAGCTCCCCCCAGGGGGAGCCAGAGAGATAACGCTTTATCCGTGCCGGACGCGTCCCTGGTACGTGACGATCCGTCCGCCGACGTCGTGAATCTGCTTGATGGCGTCCGTGAAGCGGTGCCCGACTTCCTCCGGTTTGTGCGCGTCGCTGCCGAGGACGAAGGGGATGCCGCGTTCGGCGGCGGCGCGGGTCAGGTCCGGGGCGGGGTACGCTTCCGCGATGGGTTTGCGCCACCCGGCGGTGTTGAAGTCCAAACTCAGGCCGCGTTCGGCGATGACGTCCAGCGCGTGCAGCGCGGCGTACCCGTCGGGGTCGCGGTGCCCGAACTTCTTGGGCAGGTCCAGGTGCCCGACACTGTCGAACAGCCCGGATTTCGCGGCACCCTCGGCCAGCGCGTAGTAGTCGCGGTACAGGCCCGCGAGGTCGCGGCTGTCGTACTCCGCGACGAACTCCGGGTTGTCGAAGCCCCACGCGCCGATGTAATGCACGCTGCCGATCACGTAATCCCACGGGTGCGCGCCCAGCACCTCCTCCACGTACTTCTCGGTGCCGGGGTGGTAGTCGGCCTCCAGGCCCAGCCGGACCTCCAGCCGCCCCGCGAACTCGACCTGCACCTCCTGCACGTCCTGCACGTACTGCGCCAACTGATCGCGGCGCATCCGCCACGGCGCGTCGTACCACGCGGGCATCGGCATGTGATCCGTGAAACAGATGCCCGCCACCCCGGCGTCCAGCGCCGCCTGCGCGTACTCGCGCGGGGTGCCGGTGGCGTGCCCGCAGAGGGGCGTGTGCATGTGCGAATCGAACAGCGGAGCAGTCATGCCCACAGGGTACGGCAGGGGATGGTCAGCGGGCGTTGCGGGCCACGAAGCGGTACAGGAACTCCGTCGGCAGCAGCAGGAAGACCCCGGTGATCATCTGCGCGAGCTGGAACTCAAGGACATCATGAATGAGGAACGAGGAAGCGATCAGGAACAGCAGGGCAAGCTGCGTGAGACGCAGTGGCATCGTCCAGCGGCGGAGCGTTTCCCTGCTGCCCAACTGACCGAGGGTCCGTGCGAGGGGCCGGAACTCCCAGCAGGCCCACGCAAAGGTGGCACCGAGCAGTGTCACCGTGGCTGCCTCCACGAGACTCCCCCGCATCCCGAGAACCGCGCCCACGCAGGCGGCGATCACTCCCTCCAGCGTTCCCACCAACGCCCATACCGCGAGGGCCGGAGCGTGCGGGCCGGGGTCACCGTTCTGGACATCCCGGCTCCAGGCCGTCAGTCGGTGGGTGAGGATGATCAGCGGCACGCTGAACGATTTCGTTCCGCTTGCGAGCGACAGGAGCGTCAGGAGCGCCACGTACGTCCACAGTGCGGGAACCAGGAAAGGTGGACGGGTGGCGGCAGGCGCGGACGGGAGCACGGAGGCAGGATACGTGAGGGCGGCATCTCATGGTGACGCTGAGCCGCCACGTGGGGTGACGTCCTGCGGCCCAGTGGTGCCGGGCCTGCCCCCTGACCGGTCAGGTTGGCTGGCGGCTGGCGACGTTGAAGATCAGGGCGATGATCAGCAGGTCCAGCGCCCAGCTGACGGGGCGGCGCAGCCGGGGGTCGCGGCGGGCGCGCAGGAGTTGCACGCCCAGGCGTGCCAGCAGCAGCCCGCCGATCAGGTACGGGCTGGGGGCCGCGCCGCCCGTCAGGAGCGGCCACAGCAGCAGTCCGGCCAGCGCGGCAAGCAGCAGGAAGCTCAGGGCGGTCAGGGCGTCAGGGCGTGGGCGGTCCGGGCTGGTCTGGTCCGCGGTGGTCTGGTCCGGAGTGGGGTCGGGCGGGACGGTCACGCGGTGCATTCAAGCACGTCCCGCCCCGCCCGACCGTGTCGCGTCAGCGGTCTTCGCTGACGATGGTCTCTGTGGTGGGGGAGAGGACCAGCACGCTGTTCGGCGGGAGGTTCAGGCGCAGGTGGTGCGTCTGCCCGTGCCAGCCTTCGTCCTTCGCGTTCAGGTCGGGTTGCTGGGTGCCGAAGCCCCCGTACTCGCCGTCGTCGGTGGAGAGCAGCAGGCGGTACGCGCCGCCCTGCGGCACCCCGATGGGGTACAGGTCGCGGTACACCGGGGTGAGGTTCGCCACGACGACACTCCACGCGCCGCCCACCGGGTCGCGGCGGATGAAGGCGTACACGCTGTTCTCGACGTCGTCCGCGCTGAGCCACAGCATGCCTTCTTCCTTCGTGTCGGCCACGTGCCAGTCGGGGCGGGTGCGGTACAGGCCGTTCAGGCGCCGCACGAGGTTCAGCACGCCCCGGTGGTCCGGGTGGTCTGCCAGGTGCCACGGGAGGCTGACGTCGTGGTTCCATTCGGTGGGCTGCGCGAACTCCTGCCCCATGAACAGCAGTTTCTTGCCGGGCGTGGCCCACATCAGGGTCAGGAACGCGCGGTACCCGGCGCGCTGCGCGTACCAGTCGCCGGGCATCTTCATGACCATGCTCTTCTTCAGGTGCACGACCTCGTCGTGACTGATCGCCAGGACGTAGTTCTCGCTCGTGCGGTACACGTTGAAGAACGTCAGCGCGTGGTGGTGATGCTTGCGCCACAGCGGGTCCTGCTCGAAGTACCCGAGGTTGTCGTTCATCCAGCCCATCGCCCACTTGTAGTCGAAGCCCAGCCCGAAGGGGCTCGGGGTGGTCACGCCGGGGAACGAGGTGCTCTCCTCCGCGACGATCATGCAGCCTGGGGCCATGTGGTGCACGACCTCGTTCAGGCGCTTGAGGAACGCGATGGCCTCCAGGTTCTCGCGCCCGCCGTGCACGTTCGGGATCCACTCGGTGCGGGAGAAGTCGAGGTACAGCATGCTGGCGACGGCGTCCACGCGCAGGCCGTCCACGTGGAAGTCCTGCAGCCACTTCAGGGCCGAGCCGATCAGGAACATCACGACCTCGTTACGGCCGTAATCGAAGATGTACGTGTTCCAGTCCTGATGGAAGCCCTTGCGGGGGTCGGCGTACTCGAACAGCGGCGTACCGTCGAACTTCGCGAGGCCCGCACTGTCCGTCGGGAAGTGCCCCGGCACCCAGTCGAGAATCACGCCGATGCCCAGGCCGTGCAGATGGTTCACGAGGTACTTGAAGTCCTCGGGGCTGCCCATGCGGCTGGTCGGGGCGTAGTACCCGGTCACCTGATAGCCCCACGACCCGTCGAAGGGGTGCTCCATGACGCCCAGCAGTTCCACGTGCGTGTAGCCCATGAACTGCACGTACTCACCCAGCCGGTGCGCGAGGTCGCGGTAGTTCAGGAACCACCCGTCGTCCCGCCGCGCCCAGGACGGCAGATGCACCTCGTAGATGCTGACGGGCTGCTCGAAGCCCGCGTTGCGGTGCGCCATCCAGCCGTCGTCCGACCACGTGAACGGCTGGTCCCAGACGATGCTGGCGGTCGCGGGGCGCACCTCGAAGAACGACCCGTAGGGGTCCATCTTGTCCTCGGTGCGGCCGTCCGGGCCGGTCACGCGGAACTTGTACCGCTGCCCGTTGCGGGCCGCCGGGACGAACACGCCCCAGAACCCGAAGTCGAGGCGCTGCATGGCGTTGTCGAAGCCGTTGTACCCGTTGAAGTCCCCCACGACGCTGACGTGATGCGCGTTCGGGGCCCACACGCCGAAACGCACGCCCTCCACACCATCCTGCGTCACGACGTGCGCGCCAAGCAGATGGTCCGGCCGCACCAGGTCCGCCGTGACCAGCTTCTGAAGGTGCCCGTGATCCAGCGGAAGCGCTTCACTCATGAGGCGCAGTCTAGCCGCGCCCCCCACACCACACGGAGGGCCGGTCTGGAACATGAAGGAAACGCTCAGGGCAGAAACGCTCAGGGAAGCCCGTGCCGGTCAGGTGCGCCGTGATCGGCCGTCCGCGCCGCCTATGCTGCCCCCGTGACTGCTGCCGCACCCCCCGCGCAGACCTGGAGGTGCTGGGCGGCGCCCGCCCCGGCCCCCGACAGGCCCAGGTCGCCCTGGCCCTCCTGCGGGCCGCCTCGGCGTCCGGCACGCTCCTGAGCGCCTACGCGGACGACGCCCTGCTGCCCGGCGAGGCCCTGCGCAGGCTCGGTTGGCGGCGGGTCGGGCAGTTCACCGACTGGCGTGGACCCCTCCCCACCCCGGTCGCGCACGGGTCGGACGACACCGTGAGCCACGTCGCGCTGGACGCCTCGGGGCAGGGCGTCGGCATCTGCCGCGCGTGGTTGGACGGCGACACGCTGACCATCGGCAGCCCCGGTGTCCACCCGGCGTGGCGCCACACCACCCTGCGTCACGCCCTGCTGCGCGCCACATGCGACGCCGCCCGCGAACGCGGCGCCCGGGGGCTGATCATGCAGGCCTGGGGCGACACCCCCGCCGAAACCCAGGCTGACGCGGAACTGGGCCTGACCGCCGCGACCGTCACTCCCATCCACCTCTCCCGGTAAGCAGAGAGGCGGCCCGCGCATCGCGAACCGCCCCGCCCGAAGTCCACTCCGGTCAGACCTTGACGATCCAGCCCTCGGGCGCCTCGCGGTCGCCGTATTGGATGCCGACCAGTTCGTCGTACAGGCGGCGGGTGACCGGGCCGACCTCGGTCTCGCTGTGGAACACGTGGAAGGTGTCGCCGTGCTGGATGCCGCCGATGGGCGTGATGACGGCGGCCGTGCCGCACGCGCCCGCCTCGGCGTACTCGTCCAGGCGGTCGATGAACACGTCCCCCTCGACGACGTTCAGGCCCAGGCGGTGCTCGGCCAGATGCAGCAGGCTGTACTTCGTGATGCTGGGCAGGATGCTGGGCGATCTGGGCGTGATGAACGTCTGCCCGTCTTTGGTGATGGCGAAGAAGTTCGCCGCGCCAACCTCCTCGATCTTCGTGTGGGTCGCCGGGTCGAGGTAGATCGCGTCCGCGAACTTGCGGTCCTTGGCCTGCGCGCCGGGCATCAGGCTCGCGGCGTAGTTCCCACCGACCTTCGCCGCACCCGTGCCGTGCGGCGCGGCGCGGTCGTACTCGCTGGTCATGAAATTGTGCGGCGTCAGCCCACCCTTGAAGTACGCGCCCACGGGAATGCAGAACACGCCGAAGATGAATTCCGGGGCGCTGCGCACGCCGATGTTGTCCCCGACGCCGATCACGTAGGGGCGCAGGTACAGCGCGCCGCCGCTGCCGTAGGGGGGCATCCAGCGCTCGTTCGCCTGCACGACCTGACGGCACGCGTCGATGAACTGCTCGGTGCTGACCTCCGGCATCAGGAGGCGGCGGCAGCTGGCCTGCATGCGCGCCGCGTTCTGATCCGGGCGGAAGAGGTTGATGCTGCCGTCCGCCGCGCGGTACGCCTTCAGCCCCTCGAAGCACTGCTGACCGTAGTGCAGCGCCGTGCTGCCCTCGCTGATGTGCAGCACGTTGTCCAGCGTCAGCGTCCCGGCGTCCCACGCGCCGTCACGCCAGTGCGACAGGTAACGCTCGTCGGTGCGGACGTAACTGAATCCCAGCGTGTTCCAGTCGAGATCCACGGGCGGGCGGGCAGTCTGGGTGCTCATGACGCCCATTGTGGCGCACCCCGCCCATGGGGGGTCAAGACTCCCGGACGCGACCCCACGGCACCCCTACAGCTCCACCGGACCGTGCGGCGTGTCCAGGGTGGCGTGCAGTTCGACCTGCGGGGCCTCCACGACCTCCACCTCACCCTGGAAACGCAGGGCGTCCAGCGCCGCGCGCAGCCCGTCCGGTTCGGGCGAGCCCAGCCGCAGGCCCGCCAGGCGCACCCCCGAATCCGGCAGGCGCGTGGGCGGCGGCGGCGTCAACCAGTGAATCAGGGACGGCACCACCCCACCACCCGGCAGCGCGCCATCCGCCGGGACGGTCAGCACCCAGCGGTTCTCCCCGCGCGACAGCGGCAGCGCGTCCGGCCCGGTCGGAAGCTGCGGCACCTGCGCCACCCAGTGCACCAGCGCCGGACCGTGCGACAGCCGCTCCTGCATGCCCGGCGTGTCCAGCGCGAACCAGCGCGCCCGCGCGGGCGGCGGCGCGTCCGGATTCACGGCGATCACCTCCAGGTACGCGTCCGGCCCCAGCGACAGCAGCAGGTTATGCGTGCCGAACAGCTCGTGCTCGCCGCCGGGCTGGAGCGGCACGCGCAGGCGACCCTCCAGCCAGTCCCGCCCCTCCGGCAGCGAACGGGCCGCCACCACCAGATGATCCAGACGCGCCGACATACCCGCCAGCCTACCCGACGTCAGCGGCGACTCATGACACCGGAGGACTCCGTTTCACTTCCCTTCGGCTTCCACACAACCTTGTAATGGGCACTCGATGCTGACGCACTCCTCGACACGTAATGAAACACGTTCAGCGTGCCCAGGTCACCCGCCGCGCCCGTCACGTTCAGGTCGCCCCACATGGCGTAATTGGGAAGCGGCGGCGTGTACTGCACGAACATGTCCGCATTCCCCTTCACCGTTCCTTTCAGCGTGACCGCCTGACCGTCCAGCGTCCCACTACCGGACACGGTCACCTGCTGCGCGTCCACGTAAGTCGCTTGGAAGTTGAAATCCAGCGGCACCTCCGCTGCCTCCGACGACACCCGGACACTGCCCACCCAGTGACCCGAGAGCATCTGCGGGTCCTTGCTGACACTGATCGTCGGCGGCGTCTCCCCACACGCCGCCAGAAGCAAGCCCAGACCCGCCACCACCGTCATCACGCGTTTCATGAACTCTCAGCGTAGCGGGCCAGAGCCAGCCCGGCGTGCAGATGTGACCGGACCCTACCCTCCGCGTGGGCGGCTCATGCCGACCGGGTCGTTCAGGACGATCGCCGCCGCCTTCTCGCCGCTCTCCATCGCGCCCTGGATGCCGCTCATGGCGGTCGCCTCGCTGGCAATGATCACGCCCGGCAGGGGCGTCGCGTGACCGGGCAGCACGGCGGCGTACTCGGGCGGCTGCGGGTACTGCGCGTGCCGGATACGTTCCACGAGCAGCGTCCGCAACGCCTGCACCTGCGCCGGGGGGTACCAGCGGCCCAGTTCGCCGCGCACGCGGGCGTCCAGCGCGTCGTCGTCCATGTCCGGTTCGCCCAGGACCGTCACGGTCAGCAGGTGCCCGCCCGCCGGGGCGCGGCCCGGCACGGCGTTGCTGAGCCAGTGGGCATTGTTGATGAAGCCCTCCTCGGCGTTCAGCAGCAGGCGCGCCTCCCGGTCGATCTGCCCGGCACTGGCGTAGTGCAGGTACGTGCTGCTCACGCTGCCGCGCGCTGCGTCCGCGCCGGTCAGGCGGGCGGCGGTGCCCGGATCGGTCGCCACGATCACCTGCCGCGCCTCCAGGTCCCCCGCCGCCGAGTGCACCGTCACGTGCCCCGCGTGGGTGCTCAGGCGCTGCACCGGGACGTTCACGCTCACCTCCAGCCCCTCCGCCAGCTGCGCCGTCAACGCCCCCATGCCCCCACGGGGCAGCGCCGCGCCGCCGTCCATCAGCATCCGGAAGTAATACCGGAACAGCCGCGCACTCGTCCCCAGGCGGCGGTCCAGGAAGATCCCCCCGAAGAACGGCCGGAAGAACGCATCCAGCGCGCCCTCACTGAACCCCTGCCGCCGCAGGTAGGTTTCCGTGGACTCGTCCGGCCCGCGCAGCAACTCGAACGGCGCAGGCGCACGCAACCGCAGCGCCAGCGCCGCCACCCGCGCCTTATCCGCCACGCCCAGCGACCGCGCCGCCAGCGTCCCCGGCAACGCCGCCAGATCCCCGAACGGACTCCCCAGCACCTCCCGCCGCTCCCCCCGCACCACCACCGCACCCGGCGGGATCGCCACCAGATCCAGCGCCCCCAGGTTCACGTGCCGCCGCACCGCCGGATAAGCCGGGAACAACACCTGATACCCCGCGTCCAGCACGAACCCACCCACAGACCGCGACCGCACACGCCCCCCCACCTCCGGCGCGGCCTCCAGCACCCGCACCCGCTCCCCCGCCCGCGACAGCACCCGGGCCGCCGTCAGGCCCGCCAACCCCGCACCCACTACCACCACGTCATACATGCGCGCAGGCTAACAAGCCCCCACCCACCGCAACTGAATGAATGGACGGAAAGTGAAGGGGGGAGGGGGTTGTGGGAAGTGGGTTGTGGGGAGTGGGCTGGGTGGATTGGGGCGGGCGCGGCCCGCCACCCCCCACCCGGCCTCCCCCTCAAGGGGGGAGGAGAAAAGACAGAGTCGATCAGCTGTCCGCGCCGACCCACCCGGCCAGCCGCCGCAGACCACCCCGAGCCGTCGGACGCGCAGCGTCCGGGCCTTCCACCGTCCCGGCAGGATGGCGTCGAAGCCGGACCCGTCACCGCCCACCACACCTCCGCCGCATAAGTGAAAACTCTTGCCCAGTGCCAACGTAAGCCCCCCTGCCCTCTGCTGCGCAGCTCTGCGAGTCTGGGTAGGGGGTTGGGGGGTGGGTCACGCCGTTCAGCTCTCCGTGTCGGAGTCAGGCACGACCCGCGCGGGCGGCATGCCCTGCGTTTCGGACAGTTTGATCAGCCACGCGAACAGCTGGATGAACGCGAGGGCCAGGGCGGGAAGTCCGGCGAGCATCATGATCCAGCCGCTGAGCTGCTGGTTCTGGAGGGGCGTGTAGTTCCAGAGGCACAGGGCGTTCACGTAGGGGGTGTAGAGGACACGGGGGCTGTACAGCCAGACGCTGGCGACGCCCATCATGGGGAGGGCGGCGAGGAGGCCGAACCAGCCGCGTGAGCCGATATCGGCGGGTTGGACGGTGGGGAGGGGGCGGAGGATGACGCTCCAGACGAGCAGGCTGCTCAGGAGGTACAGGCCCGGCAGGAGGGGGGCGGCGGTGTTGCTGACGATGCTGGCGTTGAAGCCGGCGGGGACGTTCCAGTAGATGATGACGGCCGTCCAGAGGGCCAGGGCCACCCAGGGGTCGAGGAGGAGGTTGAGGACCCTCCCGAGGCCGCGCCGGGGGTCGGGGCGCAGGCGGGGCAGGCCGAGCACGAGGAGGGGTGGGACGACCTCGGCGAGGACCATGAGGCGGGTCATGTAGAGGGCCATGCTGCTCTGGGTGAGGGTCGCGGCGCGGCTCTGGGTGGTGATGAGCAGCAGGAGGACGCCGAGGGTGAACAGGGCAGCCTTCCAGGCGGGCCAGTCCTGCCCGCGTCCTTCACGGTGCGCGCGGAGGTAACCCCAGGCGTACGCGGCGGCGAGGAGCAGGGTGGGGATCAGGAAGAGGGGGTCGGGGCTGGGGCTCAGGAGGTCGGCCAGCGTGGGGTTGAGGGTGCTGGGCGTGGCGCTCATCGGGTCTCCATGACGTGTTGCAGGTCCGCCTGGACGCGGGCGACCTGGGGGAGCTGGGTGTAGTCCCACAGGACGCGCAGGTGGCCCTGAGCGTCGATGAGGTAGGTGGCAGTGGTGTGGTTGATCTGGTAGTCGGCGCCCTTCACGTCGGCCTTCTGGTAGCCGACGCCGTACGCCTGGGCGACCTTCGCCAGTTGCGGTTCGGGGATGTGCACGCCGACGCCTTCCTTCCCGAAGTAAGAGGCGTACTCGTTCAGGCGTCCCGGGGTGTCGCGGGCGGGGTCGACGCTGACGAGCAGGATGCGGAAGCGCGCCTTCTGATCAGCGGGAAGGGCGTCGCGGACCTTGTTCAGGTACGAGAGGGTCAGGGGGCAGATGCTGGCGCAGTGCGTGAACCCGAAGAACACGGCGGTGACCTGACCCTGCCCGGGCGTGAACGTGAAGGCGCGGGGCGGGGCGGTGGGGGTGTCGCTGACGGTGCCGGTGAAGCCCGTCGCGGCGGTGCCCTGCGGGTACGCGGTGCCGAAGAACGGGTAGGGGCTGCGCAGCCGCGCGGCGCCCCAGGCGCCCAGCAGCAGCAGGGTCACGGCGGCGACGGCCAGGATGGCGGACACGTACCAGGGCCGCGCGGGGGGCGCGCTGATCGTCTCGGGGCTGATCGACTCGGGGCTCATCGTCTTGGAGTTGGGGGCGGGTTCGCTGGTCATCGGGGGTTCACCGTCATGGTTTCGTCACGGGCGCCTGGATGGTCAGGGTGCGCCCCTCGGCGTCGGTCAGGGTGATGGGGATGGTCTGC
This region of Deinococcus sp. JMULE3 genomic DNA includes:
- a CDS encoding SCO family protein, producing the protein MTSEPAPNSKTMSPESISPETISAPPARPWYVSAILAVAAVTLLLLGAWGAARLRSPYPFFGTAYPQGTAATGFTGTVSDTPTAPPRAFTFTPGQGQVTAVFFGFTHCASICPLTLSYLNKVRDALPADQKARFRILLVSVDPARDTPGRLNEYASYFGKEGVGVHIPEPQLAKVAQAYGVGYQKADVKGADYQINHTTATYLIDAQGHLRVLWDYTQLPQVARVQADLQHVMETR